A single genomic interval of Zobellia nedashkovskayae harbors:
- a CDS encoding helix-turn-helix and ligand-binding sensor domain-containing protein, which yields MFQFLHSQETPPIIKFSASEYGAENQNWDVTQNPQGNIYVANNEGLLEYDGSRWALYPSVHNAAIRSLSSYKDKIYTGSYMEFGFWTKTDKGVMDYQSISNSIKKELFEDEIIWNIEGLDKYVIFQSYNRLYFYDTDSKELNFTTDKENNYRLFKVGQKIYLQKYDGRIFNLENGTEKLIATIPKNLNIKFLLNIFSVNDELVVLTRTKGLYKIENQTLKKWNIPADTLLKNTRVFRGIQLKDKSFMLGTISKGIVSMSIDGQITSLINQTNGLSNNTVLNLFEDADDNIWAALDNGLDCINRQSYIREYNDRDGTFGTTYASIIHNEKLYIGTNQGLFYKNIDSDESLKFIKGTEGQVWSLYAAKSQLLCGHNNGVFSINENKASLVAHIDGVWNFRAIPNQPDKLLLGHYSGLAIMKKDGNVWSFDHKIEGFEISSRFFEILDTHEVWVNHETKGIYRLELNNDLLSFNSVTLIPDIEKSKGSGIIKMGHDLLYTNHKGIFKLEPSSKSFIRDSTLSRLIPHGEYLSGKLVFDKKERLWSFNQNHIAYTQKGPLNNMVTFNSIPIQNNWREMTLSFENITQLDNNKYLIGKTNGYLLIDLDKIPNNSHQLVLEKVNVTKNENSTKNVSKLDKGQFQYKESTLNFNYSVPQYNKYANVSYQYQLEGLNDSWSEWTSTPSITFEKLPFGDYVFRARSKIGSHESVNTIQYSFTIARPFYLSNIALLAYALVIFCLGLLIHKSYKKYYRRLNRKAMLESQREIQLKYIKSEQEMIRLKNEKLNQEIESKNSELAISTMSLVKRNELLRRVKKELKKSNDIFNKTHPVVKLIDKNLNSSKDRKIFMEAFNNTDREFLTRAKELHPNLSSNDLKFCAYLRLNLSSKEIAPLLNISVKSVEVRRSRLRKKLDLKRETKLTDYILSV from the coding sequence GTGTTTCAATTCCTACACTCTCAAGAAACACCCCCGATCATTAAGTTTTCAGCTTCAGAATATGGCGCCGAGAATCAAAATTGGGATGTAACACAAAATCCTCAAGGCAACATATATGTGGCCAATAATGAAGGGCTATTAGAATATGATGGTTCGAGATGGGCTCTATACCCCTCGGTCCACAATGCTGCAATTCGTTCATTATCTTCCTATAAGGACAAAATCTATACAGGTAGTTATATGGAATTTGGTTTTTGGACCAAAACGGATAAAGGGGTTATGGACTACCAATCTATCTCCAACTCCATAAAAAAAGAGTTATTCGAAGATGAAATCATATGGAATATTGAAGGTCTAGATAAATATGTAATTTTTCAATCTTACAATCGCCTTTATTTTTATGATACCGATTCAAAAGAGTTGAACTTTACTACGGACAAAGAAAACAACTATAGATTATTCAAGGTTGGCCAGAAAATTTATCTTCAGAAATACGATGGAAGAATATTTAATCTTGAAAACGGAACGGAAAAATTAATCGCCACCATACCGAAAAACCTGAACATAAAATTTCTACTTAACATCTTCTCCGTAAATGATGAGCTGGTAGTATTGACACGAACAAAAGGACTGTACAAAATAGAAAATCAAACACTTAAAAAATGGAATATTCCTGCCGATACGTTACTTAAAAACACACGCGTATTTAGAGGTATTCAATTAAAGGATAAGAGTTTTATGTTGGGTACCATCTCAAAAGGCATCGTTTCAATGTCAATAGATGGCCAAATAACCAGTTTAATTAACCAAACGAATGGTTTAAGCAACAATACCGTTCTAAATTTATTTGAAGACGCCGACGATAATATCTGGGCCGCCCTAGACAATGGCCTGGACTGCATAAACAGGCAATCCTATATAAGAGAATATAATGACCGAGACGGTACTTTTGGAACAACCTACGCCTCTATTATACACAATGAAAAACTCTATATTGGCACTAATCAAGGACTGTTCTATAAAAATATCGATTCTGATGAAAGTTTAAAATTTATCAAAGGGACAGAAGGACAAGTTTGGTCACTTTACGCCGCGAAGAGTCAATTACTATGTGGACACAATAACGGAGTCTTTTCCATTAACGAAAATAAAGCATCATTAGTTGCGCATATTGATGGGGTTTGGAACTTTAGGGCTATTCCTAATCAACCGGACAAGCTTCTTCTAGGGCATTATTCGGGCTTGGCGATTATGAAAAAAGATGGAAACGTTTGGAGTTTTGATCATAAAATAGAAGGATTTGAAATTTCCTCTCGTTTTTTTGAAATTCTAGATACGCATGAAGTTTGGGTAAATCATGAAACCAAAGGAATCTATCGCTTGGAACTAAATAACGACCTATTGTCTTTTAATTCCGTTACTCTTATTCCTGACATAGAAAAAAGTAAGGGTTCGGGAATAATAAAGATGGGTCACGATTTACTCTATACAAACCACAAAGGAATTTTCAAACTTGAACCCAGCTCAAAAAGTTTTATTAGAGATTCAACTTTGAGTCGACTTATCCCACATGGAGAATACCTATCGGGCAAATTAGTATTTGACAAAAAAGAGCGACTATGGAGCTTCAACCAAAACCATATCGCCTATACCCAAAAAGGGCCTTTGAACAATATGGTGACCTTCAACTCCATTCCCATTCAAAACAATTGGAGGGAAATGACCCTTAGCTTTGAAAATATCACCCAATTAGATAACAACAAATACCTGATAGGTAAAACTAATGGATATCTGCTAATAGACCTTGACAAGATTCCGAACAATTCCCATCAACTAGTTTTGGAAAAAGTCAACGTTACAAAAAATGAGAATAGTACCAAGAATGTTTCTAAACTTGACAAAGGTCAGTTTCAGTATAAAGAATCAACCCTCAACTTTAATTACAGCGTTCCTCAATACAACAAGTACGCCAACGTTAGCTATCAATATCAACTAGAGGGACTAAACGATTCATGGAGCGAATGGACCTCAACACCATCCATAACTTTTGAAAAGTTGCCATTTGGAGATTACGTATTCAGGGCACGTTCAAAAATTGGAAGCCATGAATCAGTGAATACAATACAATACAGTTTTACTATAGCCAGACCCTTTTATCTCTCCAACATAGCTTTATTGGCTTACGCCCTAGTCATATTTTGCCTTGGCCTGCTTATCCACAAATCCTACAAAAAGTACTACCGTAGACTAAACAGAAAAGCGATGCTTGAAAGTCAACGAGAAATACAACTGAAATATATTAAAAGTGAACAGGAAATGATACGCCTTAAAAATGAAAAACTAAACCAAGAAATTGAAAGCAAGAATAGCGAGTTGGCCATTTCCACAATGAGCTTGGTGAAAAGAAATGAATTGCTGAGAAGGGTTAAAAAAGAACTAAAAAAAAGCAATGATATTTTCAATAAAACCCATCCAGTTGTAAAACTGATAGACAAAAATTTAAACAGTTCTAAAGACCGAAAAATTTTCATGGAGGCATTTAATAATACCGATAGGGAATTTTTAACAAGAGCCAAAGAACTTCATCCCAATTTATCATCAAACGATTTAAAATTCTGCGCCTATCTACGCTTAAACCTTTCATCAAAGGAAATAGCTCCACTACTAAATATTTCCGTAAAAAGTGTCGAAGTAAGGCGTTCTAGGTTACGAAAAAAACTCGATTTAAAAAGAGAAACAAAACTTACGGACTACATTCTCTCTGTTTAA
- a CDS encoding glycoside hydrolase family 2 TIM barrel-domain containing protein produces the protein MKRSLFFLLVCIVASCKQIVENKGNQSMLQKNVETPARVEISKKGEKYRLLVNSEEFYIKGAGLEYGNVPALAEHNANSFRTWRTENGQKSAKEVLDEAHKNGIMVTMGIEVGRERHGFDYDNEVIVQNQLKDIKNKVLDIKDHPALLIWGIGNELNLHYKNPKVWDAVNDISKMIHALDPNHPTTTSLAGLSQKEVDYIKERCPDLDILSVQMYGDLPNLPYLIKKFGWNGPYMVTEWGATGHWEVPTTDWGAPIEENSSLKANNYLKRYQGGIAADSLQCIGSYVFLWGNKQERTPTWYGIFLENGKETESVDVMHYLWNRKWPENRTPSIEKFVIEGKTAYDNVTLEVKKQYSALLNVMDQEKDSITYSWEIMRESTDLKDGGDHEIRPKVIEGLIVSQKENKIIFNSPPKGAYRLFVYASDGNNQAATANIPFLVE, from the coding sequence ATGAAACGATCATTATTTTTTCTTCTTGTCTGCATAGTCGCTTCCTGCAAGCAAATTGTCGAAAATAAAGGCAATCAATCCATGTTACAGAAGAATGTAGAGACGCCAGCAAGAGTTGAAATAAGCAAAAAAGGCGAGAAATATAGATTGTTGGTCAATAGCGAGGAATTTTACATAAAAGGTGCCGGCCTTGAATATGGTAATGTGCCCGCATTGGCCGAACATAATGCAAATTCATTTAGAACTTGGCGTACTGAGAATGGTCAAAAATCGGCGAAGGAGGTACTTGATGAGGCCCACAAAAATGGAATCATGGTAACAATGGGTATTGAAGTTGGCAGGGAACGTCATGGGTTTGATTACGATAATGAAGTCATAGTCCAAAACCAACTTAAAGATATCAAAAACAAAGTACTGGACATAAAAGATCATCCAGCTCTATTGATATGGGGTATTGGTAACGAACTTAACCTTCATTATAAAAACCCAAAAGTGTGGGATGCCGTAAATGATATATCTAAAATGATTCATGCCCTAGACCCTAACCATCCTACCACAACTAGTCTAGCAGGCTTGTCTCAAAAAGAAGTGGACTATATTAAAGAAAGGTGTCCAGACCTAGATATTTTATCGGTTCAAATGTATGGCGACTTGCCCAATCTTCCCTATTTAATTAAAAAGTTTGGGTGGAACGGCCCTTATATGGTTACTGAATGGGGAGCCACCGGTCATTGGGAGGTGCCAACGACCGATTGGGGAGCTCCTATTGAAGAGAATAGCTCTTTAAAAGCTAACAATTACTTAAAACGATATCAAGGAGGAATTGCAGCCGATTCCCTGCAATGTATAGGTTCGTATGTTTTTCTTTGGGGAAATAAGCAAGAACGTACACCTACTTGGTATGGTATTTTCTTGGAGAATGGCAAGGAAACGGAATCTGTAGATGTAATGCATTATCTATGGAACAGGAAATGGCCTGAAAACAGAACACCTAGCATAGAAAAATTCGTAATTGAAGGTAAAACGGCATACGACAATGTAACATTAGAGGTAAAAAAACAGTACAGTGCCCTTCTAAATGTAATGGACCAAGAAAAAGATTCCATTACCTATTCTTGGGAAATAATGCGCGAGAGTACCGATTTAAAAGACGGAGGTGACCATGAAATTCGCCCAAAAGTCATAGAAGGATTGATAGTATCGCAAAAAGAAAATAAGATTATATTTAATTCCCCACCCAAAGGAGCCTATAGATTATTTGTATATGCCTCCGATGGAAACAATCAGGCCGCTACCGCCAACATACCATTCTTAGTTGAATAA
- a CDS encoding family 16 glycosylhydrolase, with protein sequence MKNMKYYIGLVLTLMLASTSCQEDDARVGEIIAPTNVSIAAEIVGADADNPYGDGSGTVNFTSTADDEITYQFHFGDGSEGLSPTGEIEHRFSVTGLNTYTVVVNAVGTGGVISSTSMNVEVFSSFSDLEAVNMLAGTVLGETKTWYWASNIPTHVGLGPVEEDYGNGEFAYEAWWNSIGPWDEEKSCMYTNEFVFTRLEEGLTFEQTEGPAFIPGTYAGVIGVDGDTCHDESVATTMFGLKSVTFGPSTSKAALEGTYNEQPYRGTAFEISDGGFMGWYVGASSYDIISVTEDFLEVRIIEAGGVNAWYQKFTSTRPVEGEDGFESVYDNLIWADEFDVDGAPDPNNWGYDLGAGGWGNQESQTYTNELENARIEDGILKITAKADGTGGYTSARLKSENLQEFTYGRVEIRAKLPSSEGTWPAIWALGANFDTVGWPACGEIDIMEQTGNDKSTTLSTLHFTENFGGEGVTGSTEVTNSTSEFHNYTVEWTPDNIQFLVDDNPVHNSFDNTESTPFNDDFFFILNVAMGGTLGGTIDSEFAEDTMEIDYIRVYQ encoded by the coding sequence ATGAAAAACATGAAATACTATATCGGGTTGGTTTTGACACTAATGCTAGCTTCTACAAGCTGTCAAGAAGATGATGCAAGAGTTGGCGAAATCATAGCACCTACTAACGTTAGCATCGCTGCAGAAATAGTAGGGGCCGATGCGGATAATCCTTATGGTGATGGTAGTGGTACCGTTAATTTTACATCTACGGCAGATGATGAAATAACTTATCAATTCCATTTTGGTGATGGTAGTGAAGGACTTTCTCCTACAGGTGAGATAGAACATAGATTTAGTGTTACTGGACTAAATACGTATACGGTTGTAGTTAATGCTGTTGGTACTGGTGGAGTTATATCTAGCACTTCCATGAATGTAGAAGTATTTAGCTCATTCTCAGACCTTGAAGCAGTAAATATGTTAGCGGGAACGGTCTTAGGCGAAACAAAAACATGGTACTGGGCTTCTAATATTCCAACACACGTAGGTTTAGGTCCTGTGGAAGAAGATTATGGAAACGGTGAATTTGCCTATGAAGCATGGTGGAACTCAATTGGGCCGTGGGATGAAGAGAAATCTTGTATGTATACCAATGAATTTGTATTTACACGGTTAGAAGAGGGTCTTACTTTTGAACAAACAGAAGGTCCGGCATTTATTCCTGGCACATATGCCGGCGTTATTGGCGTTGATGGCGATACCTGTCATGACGAAAGCGTAGCCACAACAATGTTCGGTCTTAAAAGTGTTACATTCGGACCTTCAACGTCCAAAGCAGCTTTAGAAGGTACTTACAATGAACAACCTTATAGAGGAACCGCTTTTGAAATATCTGACGGTGGATTTATGGGATGGTATGTTGGAGCAAGCTCTTATGATATTATTTCGGTTACCGAAGATTTTCTTGAAGTTAGAATTATTGAAGCTGGTGGAGTCAATGCTTGGTATCAAAAATTCACTTCAACTAGACCCGTAGAAGGAGAGGATGGTTTTGAATCGGTCTATGACAATTTAATTTGGGCCGATGAGTTTGATGTAGATGGAGCACCTGACCCAAACAATTGGGGTTATGACCTAGGTGCCGGCGGTTGGGGAAATCAAGAATCGCAAACCTATACCAATGAATTGGAAAATGCACGAATTGAGGATGGTATACTAAAAATAACCGCAAAAGCTGACGGCACGGGCGGATATACTTCAGCACGATTAAAATCTGAAAACTTACAAGAATTCACCTACGGTAGAGTTGAAATCAGGGCTAAGTTGCCATCGTCAGAAGGAACCTGGCCAGCAATCTGGGCATTGGGCGCTAATTTTGATACGGTAGGTTGGCCAGCATGTGGTGAAATTGATATTATGGAGCAAACAGGGAACGATAAGAGTACCACTTTAAGCACCCTTCATTTTACCGAAAACTTTGGAGGTGAAGGAGTAACAGGTTCGACCGAAGTTACTAACTCCACTTCCGAATTCCATAATTACACTGTAGAATGGACCCCAGATAATATACAATTTTTGGTAGATGACAACCCTGTGCATAACAGTTTTGACAACACTGAGAGTACACCATTTAATGATGATTTCTTTTTTATCCTAAATGTAGCTATGGGCGGTACACTTGGAGGAACAATCGATTCTGAATTTGCAGAGGACACTATGGAAATTGATTATATAAGGGTTTATCAGTAA